One Fimbriimonadaceae bacterium genomic window, CAGGACCGTGGCGCCCTCGGCCGCACCGGCGAACAGCTGCCGGCGGATATAGAGCACCACGCCGGACTTGCTCTTCATCGACTGCATACCGGCATTCTCGAACCGCTCCATGATTTGCGGTTCCAACTGAGCCATTTCCTCTTTGATGGCCTCCAGGTCGTCATCCGCCTGCTTCTTCTTTCGGTCCAGTTCAATAAACTGGTTCACTAAATCCGCTGTCGTCGCTGCCATAGATCCTCCTTTTAGTTATTCGCACAACCCATACTGTGACTCGCAGCTTGGCGGATCGTTGACCACCCGCAAAAGATCCACCTGTCTGCCCCCGCGACTGGTCTGCGACCAGCGTACAATGTCATCGATAAAATTGATTTCCATACCTGGCACGATCGGCGCGAAATAGGTTCGCCCGACTTGCTGCTCCCATCCTCGAACTTTGTCGATCATCTCAGGAAACCGCCGCAGCCAATTCAGCACGTCATCCTTACTGGAGTTAATGCAGGGCGCACACCCCACGCGATTGAACCCCAGCGTATAGAGTGGATTGATCTGTTCACCGCGGGATTTGATAAAATCGAAGCACATGCGTTTCGTCCAGTCGGCAATCGGATGGTGCCGATAGGCGTCGTAGAAGGCATCGAATTCTGTGAACGGTGTCGTCTTTCGCCGCTCCGACTCGTCCCGTCGAACGCCGGCGTAGTATTCATAGTCTCCATCGGGAAACTGCGCTTGGACCCATCGGCGCACCGGACGCAGCTTGAGCTTTTCCGTACAGAACTGCGCTCGTCGGCTCGGGAAGCGCCCCTTGATTGTGGACATCAGCGGGAATGTCAGCACGTCCGTCGGTTGAAATCCATGCTTCTCCGGCTGGTCTTCGCCTTCCCACATATCCGCCACAATTGCCGGGATCGTGTTCACTGGATG contains:
- a CDS encoding phosphoadenosine phosphosulfate reductase family protein translates to MTKRIVGFSGGIDSQAVAGWVLNRYDKQDVVIVNTDAGGNEHPMTTEHIAWYSENVHPVNTIPAIVADMWEGEDQPEKHGFQPTDVLTFPLMSTIKGRFPSRRAQFCTEKLKLRPVRRWVQAQFPDGDYEYYAGVRRDESERRKTTPFTEFDAFYDAYRHHPIADWTKRMCFDFIKSRGEQINPLYTLGFNRVGCAPCINSSKDDVLNWLRRFPEMIDKVRGWEQQVGRTYFAPIVPGMEINFIDDIVRWSQTSRGGRQVDLLRVVNDPPSCESQYGLCE